The Gammaproteobacteria bacterium sequence CGCAGATGTTCCAACAGGGATTCTACTTTCTCTTCGGGTAAACGACTTTGCTCAAATACATTCCCCTTTCGTTCCGAAAAATATTTCCTGCACGTACGGCAATAAATACCTCGAATCCGATGAGAATGCCCACTCCACCCATGCCACCGCAAGTTTCCTTTGCCGCGAATTCGGAAATCAGGACAATAGACCTTATCGGAAACCCCCTACCTAGCTCTGCCGGACAACGCAACCTCATGATTTATATTGACTGTGGTGGGTGATGAGGAGGTTTCCGATAAGGTCTATTATCGGAAACCTCACCCCCCGCCCCCCTCTCCTTAACAGGAGAGGGGGAGAATT is a genomic window containing:
- a CDS encoding hypothetical protein (Evidence 5 : Unknown function), whose amino-acid sequence is MRLRCPAELGRGFPIRSIVLISEFAAKETCGGMGGVGILIGFEVFIAVRAGNIFRNERGMYLSKVVYPKRK